One Nocardioides dongkuii genomic window, GCAGCAGAAGGCGCGCGTGGCCGTCGACGAGGGCCGGTTCAAGCGGGAGATCGCGCCGATCGAGGCCCCCGTGCTCGACGACGAGGGCAACCCCACCGGCGAGACCCGGCTCGTGGACACCGACCAGGGCCTGCGCGAGACCACCCTCGAGGGGCTGGCCGGCCTGCGCACCGTGCTCCCCGACGGCCTGCACACCGCCGGCACGTCGTCGCAGATCTCCGACGGCGCCTCCGCCGTCCTGATCATGGACTCGGACAAGGCCAAGGCCCTCGGCCTCCAGCCGCGCGCCCGGATCGTCACCCACTGCCTGGTCGGCTCCGACCCGTACTACCACCTCGACGGCCCGATCGACGCCACCCAGCGGCTGCTCGACCGCACCGGCATGGCGATCTCCGACTTCGACCTCTTCGAGGTCAACGAGGCCTTCGCCTCCGTCGTCCTCTCCTGGGCCGGCCAGCACCACGTCGACCTCGACAAGGTCAACGTCAACGGCGGCGCCATCGCGCTCGGCCACCCCGTCGGCTCCACCGGCACCCGCCTGATCACCACCGCCCTCCACGAGCTCGAGCGCCGCGACGCCTCCACCGCCCTGATCTCCATGTGTGCCGGTGGTGCCATGGCGACCGGCACGGTGCTCGAGCGGATCTGAGGCAGCCGGCCGGGGGACGATTCACCGGTCGACCGGTGAATCGTCCTCTTGACCGACGGAGTTTCGTCGGTCAAGAGGAAGGTTCCTCGGTCGAGTACGCCGAGCGAGCCCCGTTCTCCACAGGCGTCCGCGGCGGCGCTGGCGGATGCCGTCCCCGCATAGCAACCTCGACGGATGCTTGAGGAACTGGCGACAGACGACGGCGTACTGCTTCGACGCGACCTGCTTGCGGCGGGGCTCGACGACAGGTGGATCCTGCGTCAACGCCGACGAGGCGGCATCGTCCGCATCCGGCAGGGCGCGTACGCCCTCACGGAGCGCTGGACCGCGGCGTACGACGCCCGGCGCCACCTGATGCTGGTCTCGGCCGTCATGCGGCAGTACGGCGACGACGTGGCGGCGTCGCACGTGAGCGCCTGCCTGCTGGACGGCGCACCGAGCTGGGGGCTGCCCTTAGCGGACGTCCACGTCACCCACCTCGACGGCACGATCGAGAGGAACGGCGCGTCGGTGCGGCACCACCGCGGCGACTGCCGGGTCGGTGACATCGCCCGGCGAAACGGCCACTGGGTGACCGCGCCGGAGCGGACGGCCATGGACACGGCAAGCATCGTGGGCAGGGATCCCGCGGTCGCCGTGCTCGACTGGTACCTCCACCAGGGCCTGGTCACCCCGGAGGGCCTCGACCACCGGTTGCGCAGCGGGATGAAGAGCTGGCCGAACAGCCTGCACCTCTATCGAGTCATCCAGCTCGCCGACGGCCGGTCGGAGTCGGTCGGCGAGACACGGACGCGTCTGATGCTGCACGACCACGGGATCCCGGAGCCGGTCCTGCAGTACGTCGTCCGCGGCCCGGCCGGCGAGGTCGCGGGCCGGGTGGACTTCGCCTGGCCCGAGCTCGGCGTGATCCTCGAGTTCGACGGCGCGCAGAAGTACCTGGCCCTGCGCCGCCCCGGCGAGTCGGTCGAGGAGGCGGTGCTCCGGGAGAAGGCGCGCGAGGACCTGCTGCGCGAGCTGACGGGGTTCCGCGTCATCCGGATCACCTGGGCCGACCTGGAGCACCCCGAGCGGACTGTGGAGCGGATCCGCCGCGCGCTCGCCCTGGGTCGCGTCGCCTGACGTACTGGACCGACAGACCTTCCTCTTGACCGATGAAACTCTGTCGGTCAAGAGGACGATTCACCGGTCGACCGGTGAATCGTCTCCCTCAGGCGCCGTACACAGGCTCCGGCGAGGGCGCCTGAGCGAGCAGCTCGCGGAGGGCGGGACCGACCTGGTCGGCGGGCCAGCGGGAGCCGTGGTCGCGGGAGGGGCCGTGCGACCAGCCGTTCTCGACGGTGATGGTGCTGCCCTCGATCTCGATCACCCGGCCGGTGACGTCGCCGGCGTCGACGGAGGCGAGCCAGGCGACGATCGGCGAGTTGTCCTCGGGGAGCGCCATCGCGGAGGTGTCGAAGGCGCCCTCGGTCATCCGGGTGCGGGCGACGGGGGCGATCGCGTTGACGGTGACGCCGTACCGGCCCATCTCCTGCGCGGCGACGAGGGTCAGCCCGGCGATGCCGGCCTTGGCCGCGGAGTACGTCGCCTGCCCGACCGAGCCCTGGAGCCCGGCGCCGGAGGAGGTGTTGATGACCCGCGCCGCCCGGGTGCGGCCGGCCTTGGACTCCGCGCGCCAGTACGCGCCGGCGTGGCGCAGCGGCGCGAAGTGGCCCTTCAGGTGCACGCGGATGACGGCGTCCCACTCCTCCTCGGAGGTGTTGACCAGCATCCGGTCGCGCACGAAGCCGGCGTTGTTGACCAGGACGTCGAGCCCGCCGAAGGCGGACACGGCCTGCTCCACCATCGCGGCGGCCTGGGCGAAGTCGGCGACGTCGGCGGTGTTCACGACCGCCCGCCCGCCGGCCGCCTCGATCTCGGCGACCACGGACTCGGCGGGGGTCTCGCCGGTGTCCTCACCCGCGAGCGAGACGCCGTAGTCGTTGACGACCACCGCGGCGCCGTGCGCGGCGAGCTCGAGCGCGTGGGCGCGGCCGATCCCCCGGCCGGCTCCGGTCACGATCGCGACGCGTCCCTCGAGAAGCTTGCTCATCACAGTCCCTTCTGGACCAACAGGAAGGCGGGTGTCTCTCCCCCGCCGTGGCAGGCGACGGTCGCGCCCGAGACGTACGACGCCAGGTCGCTCGCCAGGAACGCCACGACGTTCCCGACCTCCTCCGGCCGCGCCATCCGGCGCAGCGGGATGGTCTGCTCGATCCGGGCCACCGAGGCGTCGTCGCCGTAGTGGTCGTCGGTCTGCTCGGTGCGGCACAGCCCGACGTCGACGGCGTTCACGCGCACCCGCGGGGCCCACTCCATCGCCAGCGACGTCGTGAGCGAGTCCAGGCCGGCCTTCGCCGCGCCGTACGCCGCGATGGTGGGCGCCGGGCGGTTGGCCGAGACCGAGGAGATGTTGACGATCGCGCCGCCGGTCTCCTGCCGCTGCATCACCGCGTTCGCGGCCTGCGCGCAGACCAGCGGGGCCAGCAGGTTGAGGCCGACGATCTTCTCGTGGAAGCGCGGGGACGCCGTCGCGGCGTCGGTCGCGGGCGCTCCCCCGGCGTTGTTGACCAGGATGTCGAGCCGGTCCAGCGAGCCGATGAGCTCCTGGACGGCGTCGGCGTCGCGCACGTCGCAGACGCGGTGCGTGGTCCCGGGCACCGGCTCGACCGCCGAGCGGGAGCAGGTCACGACGGTGGCGCCGGCGGCGAGCAGGGCCTGGGTGATCCCGAGGCCGATGCCCCGGGTGCCCCCGGTCACGAGAGCGGTGCGACCGGTCAGGTCCAGGGCGAGCGGCATGCGGCGAACCCTACCAAGCAAGTGTTAGGTTGGCACACATGGCGATCACTTCGGAGCTGCGCGACGACGGCATCCGCGTCGTCACCATGGCCCACCCACCGGTCAACGCACTGACCGTCCAGGGCTGGTACGACGTGGCGGCGGCGCTCGACGAGGCCGGCCGCGACATGGACACCCACGTGGTGGTGCTGCGTGCCGAGGGACGCGGCTTCAACGCGGGCGTGGACATCAAGGAGATGCAGCACACCAGCGGCTTCGACGCGCTCATCGGCGCCAACAAGGGCTGCTTCGCGGCCTTCAAGGCCGTCTACGAGTGCCCGGTGCCGGTCGTGGCGGCGGTCAACGGGTTCTGCCTCGGCGGCGGGGTCGGGCTGGTCGGCAACGCCGACTGCGTGATCGCCAGCGACGACGCCTACTTCGGCGTCCCCGAGGTCAACCAGGGCGCCCTGGGCGCGGCGACCCACATGGCCCGGCTGGTCCCCCAGCACCTGATGCGCACCCTCTACTTCACGGCCCGCACCATCAAGGCCAGCGAGCTGGTGCAGCACGGCAGTGTCCTCGAGGTCGTGCCGCGCGCCGAGCTCGACGACGCGGCCCTCAAGGTCGCCGGCGAGATCGCCGCCAAGGACACCCGGGTGATCCGCGCCGCCAAGGAGGCGCTCAACGGGATCGACCCGATCGACGTCAACAAGAGCTACCGCTTCGAGCAGGGGTTCACCTTCGAGCTGAACCTCGCCGGCGTCAGCGACGAGCTGCGTGATGACTTCGCAGGAACGGAGAAGAGCAAGCGATGAGAGGCCCGCGCGACAAGCGCATGAGCATCGAGCAGGTCGTCGACCAGCTCGAGGACGGCATGACCATCGGCATCGGCGGCTGGGGCCCGCGGCGCAAGCCGATGGCGCTGGTCCGCGCGATCCTGCGCAGCGACCTGCGCGACCTGACGATCGTGAGCTGGGGCGGCGCCGACGTCGGCCTGCTCGTCCGCGCCGGCAAGGTGCGCAAGCTCGTCTACGCCTTCGTCTCCCTCGACTCCGTGCCGCTGGAGCCGAACTTCCAGCGCGCCCGCCAGCAGGGCACCATCCCCGAGGTCGTCGAGCTCGACGAGGGGATGTTCCAGACCGGGCTGCGCGCCGCGGCCCAGCGGCTGCCGTTCCTGCCGATGCGGGCCGGGCTCGGCTCCGACGTGCTGGTGAACAACCCGTGGATCAAGACCGTCACCAGCCCGTACGACGAGGGCCACGGCCACGAGGAGCTGGTCGCGGTCCCCGCGCTGCGCCTCGACGTCGCGCTGGTCCACCTCAACCGCGCCGACCAGCACGGCAACGCGACGTACCTCGGCCCGGACCCGTACTTCGACGACCTCTTCGCGATGGCCGCCGACCGCACGTTCCTCTCCGTCGAGCAGGTCGTCGACACCGCCGGCCTGACCGTGGACACCCCGGTGCAGCGGCTGCTGCTGAGCCGGATGCTGGTCGACGGCGTCGTGGAGACCCCGAACGGCGCGCACTTCACCACCTGCACGCCCGACTACGAGCGCGACGAGCGCTTCCAGAGGACGTACGCCGCCGCGGCGTCCGGCACCGACGAGGAGTGGGCCGCCTTCGAGCAGCGCTTCCTCTCCGGCGACGAGGCCGCCTACCAGGCGGCCGTGCGCGAGCTCCAGGAGGAGAAGGGATGACCGCCCCCGAGACGACCAGCACCCGAGCCGACATCTGCGCGGCGGCCATCGCCGACGCGTTCCGCGACGACGGCGAGATCTTCGCCAGCCCGATGGGCCTGCTGCCGATGCTCGGCGTCCGGCTGGCCAAGCTCACCAGCAACCCCGACCTGGTCATCTCCGACGGCGAGTCGCTGTTCCTCGCCGGGGTGCCGCCGCTGTTCGCGAAGGCCGACGTGGTCGAGGGCTGGATCCCGTTCCCGAAGGTCTTCGACGTGGTCGCCCACGGCAAGCGCCACGTGATGATGGGCGCCACCCAGGTCGACCGCGACGGCAACCAGAACATCTCGGCCATCGGCGACTTCGACCGCCCCAAGCGCCAGCTGCTCGGCTCCCGCGGCGCGCCGGGCAACACCGTCAACAACCGGACGTCGTACTGGGTGCCCAAGCACTCCACCCGCGTCTTCGTCGAGCACGTCGACATCGTCTCCGGCGTCGGCCCGCGCCGCGCCCGCGAGGCCGGCCCCGCGGCCGCGCGGTTCAACGACATCCACCGGATCGTCACCAACCTCGCCGTGCTCGACGTCGGCGGCCCCGACGACACGGTGCGGCTGCTCAGCGTGCACCCGGGCGTCACCGTCGACGAGGTCCGCGAGGCGACCGGGTTCGCGCTCGACGTGCCGGCCGACGTGCCGACCACGCGCGAGCCCACGACCGAGGAGCAGGTGTTGATCCGGGAGGTGCTGGACCCCAAGGGCCTGCGCTTCAAGGAGGTCCCCCAGGCGACCGCCCAGGAGAAGACGTCGTGATCGAGCAGCTGCTCCGCACCCCCCTCACCGAGCTCGTCGGTGTCCGCCACCCGGTCGTGCAGACCGGGATGGGCTGGGTCGCCGGCCCGCGCCTGGTGAGCGGTACGGCGAACGCCGGCGGCCTCGGCATCCTGGCCAGCGCCACGATGACCATCGAGGAGCTCGAGAAGGCGATCGTCGAGGTCAAGGGCCGCACCGACCAGCCGTTCGGGGTCAACCTGCGCGCCGACGCCGGCGACGCCAAGGCCCGCTGCGCCCTGCTGATCGAGCACGGCGTCAAGGTCGCGTCCTTCGCCCTGGCCCCGAAGCCGGAGCTGATCGCCACGCTGAAGGAGCACGACATCGTCGTGATCCCGAGCGTGGGACTGCCCAAGCACGCCAAGAAGGTCGCCTCCTGGGGCGCCGACGCGGTGATGATCCAGGGCGGCGAGGGCGGCGGCCACACCGGCTCCACGCCGACGACGCTGCTGCTCCCCTCGGTGCTCGACGCGGTCGACATCCCGGTGATCGCCGCGGGCGGGTTCTTCGACGGCCGCGGCCTCGCCGCCGCCCTGTCGTACGGCGCGGCCGGCATCGGCATGGGCACCCGCTTCCTGCTTACCCGCGACTCCGCGGTGCCCGACGCGGTCAAGGAGCTCTACCTCTCCTACGGCCTCGACGGCACCGTGGTCACCGCGAAGGTCGACGGCATGCCGCACCGGATGCTGCGCACCCGGCTGGTGCAGGAGCTCGAGGAGACCAGCGCGGTCAAGCGGCTCGGCCCGACGGTCCGCCGCACGCTGGAGTTCAAGCGCTCGAGCGGGATGTCCTGGGTCGACCTCGCCAAGGACGGCCGGGAGATGAAGAAGAGCCAGGGCCGCTCGCTGGGCCAGATGGCGCTCGCCGCCAACACCCCGACGATGCTGAAGTCCGGGCTCGTCGACGGCGACACCGACGCCGGCGTGCTCGCGTCCGGCCAGGTCGTGGGCGTGCTCGACGACCTGCCCAGCTGCGAGGAGCTGATCGACCGGGTGGTCACCCGGGCGGCCGAGGAGCTGCGGCGCGGGGCGTCG contains:
- a CDS encoding steroid 3-ketoacyl-CoA thiolase; its protein translation is MGIPVIVDAVRTPLGKRRGHLAGIHPAVLLGFAQSQVLERAGLDSAYVDQAVGGCVTQAGEQSNDMIRRAWLHAGLAQRTGATAVDAQCGSGQQSAHLVHDMIAAGSIDVGVACGVESMSRIPLGGNVPAGLGDPRPDDWDIDMPNQFEAADRIARNRGLSRADLEAFGLASQQKARVAVDEGRFKREIAPIEAPVLDDEGNPTGETRLVDTDQGLRETTLEGLAGLRTVLPDGLHTAGTSSQISDGASAVLIMDSDKAKALGLQPRARIVTHCLVGSDPYYHLDGPIDATQRLLDRTGMAISDFDLFEVNEAFASVVLSWAGQHHVDLDKVNVNGGAIALGHPVGSTGTRLITTALHELERRDASTALISMCAGGAMATGTVLERI
- a CDS encoding type IV toxin-antitoxin system AbiEi family antitoxin domain-containing protein, with the translated sequence MLEELATDDGVLLRRDLLAAGLDDRWILRQRRRGGIVRIRQGAYALTERWTAAYDARRHLMLVSAVMRQYGDDVAASHVSACLLDGAPSWGLPLADVHVTHLDGTIERNGASVRHHRGDCRVGDIARRNGHWVTAPERTAMDTASIVGRDPAVAVLDWYLHQGLVTPEGLDHRLRSGMKSWPNSLHLYRVIQLADGRSESVGETRTRLMLHDHGIPEPVLQYVVRGPAGEVAGRVDFAWPELGVILEFDGAQKYLALRRPGESVEEAVLREKAREDLLRELTGFRVIRITWADLEHPERTVERIRRALALGRVA
- a CDS encoding SDR family oxidoreductase, which produces MSKLLEGRVAIVTGAGRGIGRAHALELAAHGAAVVVNDYGVSLAGEDTGETPAESVVAEIEAAGGRAVVNTADVADFAQAAAMVEQAVSAFGGLDVLVNNAGFVRDRMLVNTSEEEWDAVIRVHLKGHFAPLRHAGAYWRAESKAGRTRAARVINTSSGAGLQGSVGQATYSAAKAGIAGLTLVAAQEMGRYGVTVNAIAPVARTRMTEGAFDTSAMALPEDNSPIVAWLASVDAGDVTGRVIEIEGSTITVENGWSHGPSRDHGSRWPADQVGPALRELLAQAPSPEPVYGA
- a CDS encoding SDR family oxidoreductase, whose product is MPLALDLTGRTALVTGGTRGIGLGITQALLAAGATVVTCSRSAVEPVPGTTHRVCDVRDADAVQELIGSLDRLDILVNNAGGAPATDAATASPRFHEKIVGLNLLAPLVCAQAANAVMQRQETGGAIVNISSVSANRPAPTIAAYGAAKAGLDSLTTSLAMEWAPRVRVNAVDVGLCRTEQTDDHYGDDASVARIEQTIPLRRMARPEEVGNVVAFLASDLASYVSGATVACHGGGETPAFLLVQKGL
- a CDS encoding enoyl-CoA hydratase family protein; protein product: MAITSELRDDGIRVVTMAHPPVNALTVQGWYDVAAALDEAGRDMDTHVVVLRAEGRGFNAGVDIKEMQHTSGFDALIGANKGCFAAFKAVYECPVPVVAAVNGFCLGGGVGLVGNADCVIASDDAYFGVPEVNQGALGAATHMARLVPQHLMRTLYFTARTIKASELVQHGSVLEVVPRAELDDAALKVAGEIAAKDTRVIRAAKEALNGIDPIDVNKSYRFEQGFTFELNLAGVSDELRDDFAGTEKSKR
- a CDS encoding CoA transferase subunit A, coding for MRGPRDKRMSIEQVVDQLEDGMTIGIGGWGPRRKPMALVRAILRSDLRDLTIVSWGGADVGLLVRAGKVRKLVYAFVSLDSVPLEPNFQRARQQGTIPEVVELDEGMFQTGLRAAAQRLPFLPMRAGLGSDVLVNNPWIKTVTSPYDEGHGHEELVAVPALRLDVALVHLNRADQHGNATYLGPDPYFDDLFAMAADRTFLSVEQVVDTAGLTVDTPVQRLLLSRMLVDGVVETPNGAHFTTCTPDYERDERFQRTYAAAASGTDEEWAAFEQRFLSGDEAAYQAAVRELQEEKG
- a CDS encoding CoA-transferase subunit beta, coding for MTAPETTSTRADICAAAIADAFRDDGEIFASPMGLLPMLGVRLAKLTSNPDLVISDGESLFLAGVPPLFAKADVVEGWIPFPKVFDVVAHGKRHVMMGATQVDRDGNQNISAIGDFDRPKRQLLGSRGAPGNTVNNRTSYWVPKHSTRVFVEHVDIVSGVGPRRAREAGPAAARFNDIHRIVTNLAVLDVGGPDDTVRLLSVHPGVTVDEVREATGFALDVPADVPTTREPTTEEQVLIREVLDPKGLRFKEVPQATAQEKTS
- a CDS encoding NAD(P)H-dependent flavin oxidoreductase; its protein translation is MIEQLLRTPLTELVGVRHPVVQTGMGWVAGPRLVSGTANAGGLGILASATMTIEELEKAIVEVKGRTDQPFGVNLRADAGDAKARCALLIEHGVKVASFALAPKPELIATLKEHDIVVIPSVGLPKHAKKVASWGADAVMIQGGEGGGHTGSTPTTLLLPSVLDAVDIPVIAAGGFFDGRGLAAALSYGAAGIGMGTRFLLTRDSAVPDAVKELYLSYGLDGTVVTAKVDGMPHRMLRTRLVQELEETSAVKRLGPTVRRTLEFKRSSGMSWVDLAKDGREMKKSQGRSLGQMALAANTPTMLKSGLVDGDTDAGVLASGQVVGVLDDLPSCEELIDRVVTRAAEELRRGASYLS